The Saccharomyces cerevisiae S288C chromosome VII, complete sequence genome includes a region encoding these proteins:
- the OST5 gene encoding dolichyl-diphosphooligosaccharide--protein glycotransferase subunit (Zeta subunit of the oligosaccharyltransferase complex of the ER lumen; complex catalyzes asparagine-linked glycosylation of newly synthesized proteins) encodes MTYEQLYKEFHSSKSFQPFIHLDTQPKFAICGLIVTLAVLSSALFAVGSKSSYIKKLFFYTILSVIGSLFAGLTTVFASNSFGVYV; translated from the exons ATGACTTATGAACAATTATAC AAAGAGTTCCATTCCTCAAAGAGCTTCCAGCCATTTATCCACTTAGACACTCAACCAAAATTTGCAATTTGTGGTTTAATCGTTACATTAGCTGTATTATCATCTGCCCTGTTCGCCGTCGGTTCTAAATCTTCATACATTAAGaaactcttcttctacaCAATTTTAAGTGTAATTGGCAGCTTGTTTGCTGGCTTGACCACTGTTTTTGCTTCGAATTCTTTCGGTGTCTACGTCTAG
- the MTC3 gene encoding Mtc3p (hypothetical protein; green fluorescent protein (GFP)-fusion protein localizes to the mitochondrion; mtc3 is synthetically sick with cdc13-1), translated as MMGRNGIRLALKRSFSTYQPPVVEITNITKLWPTLRPEVRDEIKEYLRWRMQEDWRHIPLEETKAAYFLSYGPCGGRSKGNEWNVGYTGMRIVFNLVLFGGAATAFYNWKQDKKLEEQLRDLV; from the coding sequence ATGATGGGACGAAACGGTATTCGGCTAGCACTGAAAAGATCTTTCAGCACTTATCAGCCACCGGTAGTAGAGATTACGAATATAACGAAGTTATGGCCCACTCTACGACCTGAAGTTAGGGATGAAATCAAGGAATACTTACGATGGAGGATGCAAGAAGATTGGAGACATATACCGCTGGAGGAGACCAAAGCAGCGTATTTCTTATCTTATGGACCCTGTGGTGGCAGATCCAAGGGCAACGAATGGAACGTAGGGTACACGGGAATGCGGATAGTGTTCAACCTTGTTTTATTTGGCGGTGCAGCGACTGCATTTTATAATTGGAAACAAGATAAAAAGCTAGAGGAACAATTAAGGGATCTTGTATAA
- the VRG4 gene encoding GDP-mannose transporter (Golgi GDP-mannose transporter; regulates Golgi function and glycosylation in Golgi; VRG4 has a paralog, HVG1, that arose from the whole genome duplication) has protein sequence MSELKTGHAGHNPWASVANSGPISILSYCGSSILMTVTNKFVVNLKDFNMNFVMLFVQSLVCTITLIILRILGYAKFRSLNKTDAKNWFPISFLLVLMIYTSSKALQYLAVPIYTIFKNLTIILIAYGEVLFFGGSVTSMELSSFLLMVLSSVVATWGDQQAVAAKAASLAEGAAGAVASFNPGYFWMFTNCITSALFVLIMRKRIKLTNFKDFDTMFYNNVLALPILLLFSFCVEDWSSVNLTNNFSNDSLTAMIISGVASVGISYCSGWCVRVTSSTTYSMVGALNKLPIALSGLIFFDAPRNFLSILSIFIGFLSGIIYAVAKQKKQQAQPLRK, from the coding sequence ATGTCTGAATTGAAAACAGGTCATGCAGGCCATAACCCTTGGGCTTCAGTTGCCAATTCCGGTCCGATCTCTATTTTATCCTACTGTGGTTCCTCTATTTTAATGACGGTGACTAACAAGTTCGTCGTCAATTTGAAGGATTTCAACATGAACTTTGTCATGCTTTTCGTGCAATCTTTGGTTTGTACTATAACCTTGATTATCCTACGTATACTGGGCTATGCGAAGTTCCGTTCATTAAACAAAACAGACGCCAAGAACTGGTTCCctatttcctttttacTGGTCTTGATGATCTACACCTCTTCGAAGGCTTTACAATACTTGGCTGTTCCAATTTACACcattttcaagaatttgaCTATTATCTTGATTGCTTATGGTGAGGTTCTCTTTTTTGGTGGCTCTGTCACCTCCATGGAATTGTCatcatttttgttgatgGTCCTTTCTTCTGTCGTTGCAACTTGGGGTGACCAGCAAGCTGTGGCTGCCAAGGCTGCTTCATTGGCTGAAGGAGCAGCCGGTGCTGTTGCCTCCTTTAACCCAGGTTATTTCTGGATGTTCACCAACTGTATCACTTCTGCATTATTCGTTCTTATAATGAGAAAGAGAATTAAGTTAACTAACTTCAAGGATTTCGACACTATGTTTTACAACAATGTTTTGGCTCTACCTATTCTATTGctgttttctttctgtGTGGAAGATTGGTCTTCAGTTAATTTGACCAATAACTTTTCTAACGATTCGCTAACTGCTATGATCATCAGTGGTGTTGCATCCGTCGGTATTTCTTACTGTTCCGGTTGGTGTGTTCGTGTTACTTCGTCTACTACATATTCGATGGTAGGGGCTTTGAACAAGCTGCCAATTGCCTTGTCTGgtttgattttctttgatgCTCCAAGAAACTTCTTATCTATTCTCTCCATTTTTATTGGTTTCCTATCAGGTATTATTTATGCTGTTGCCAAACAAAAGAAGCAACAAGCCCAACCTTTACGTAAATGA